Genomic window (Leptospira kanakyensis):
TTCGGGACTCAGGGTCGGAAAACGTCGAGTAGACTAGTTCGTTATGCGCCGTTCTGATAAATCCGCTTAATTGAAATAAAATAAATTGTTTTTCAAAAATTTTCACCCTTAGGAGATTATCGAAAATGAGAACATATCAGATTGTTTTTGGAATCATGCTAATTTGTTACCTTCCAAGACAAAATCCCATTTGGGCTCAATCTAGTGAAGTTTGCTTAGACGCAGTTGAAGTAACATCTTCACCAAAAAGACCTTCATACGAAAATGAACTTCAACTAAAACTAGAATTAGATTTTAATGGAAAAAAAGTCAAAAATTTAATAGATTTGAATAGCTCTATAGAGACAATAACGCGTGTAGAATTAATTTATTCAGTCTGTAAACACCAACTCGGTTTCAATCAGGATCGGTTGAATACCGAACGTATCAAAAATTTAAAGAAAAATAATAAACTTTTTTCTAATCCTATGATTCAGTGGTCAACTTATGAAAACAAAAACTGCATAAATCGTGAAGAAGGAAAAAAACTATTTCATGGTTTTATAGTTCACTATCGCCCAACTCCTACAACTGAAAGTTCAAAGAAAGAATTAGATATAATTAGAACAAAAATTTTTCCAGAACCAACGAAATCAATTTCAACTAAAGAAGATCTATCATCGTGCGGCCATCAGCCTATCTTAAAGGATGAAGTAGTCGAAAAAGTTTTGGAACGAAATAAACAATGGAGCGAATTACTAATCGTTGCAGATTTAACTGGCAGTATGTATCCTTATACAATACAATTGATTACATGGTTTAAGCTAAAATCTTTAGATAAGAAAGTGAAAAGTCTTATGTTTTTTAATGATGGAGATTTAAAACCCGATAAAGATAAAATTCCTTTGTCTACTGGCGGTCTATATTTTGGTCAAACATCGAGTTATGAAGATATAGCTAAAATTGCTGAAAAAACAATGAGTTCAGGATATGGCGGCGATATTGAAGAAAATGATGTTGAGGCAGTAATATCGGGTATTGAAAAATGTTCAACATGCAAAGATGTTATCCTCATAGCGGACAATTATGCTTCGATGAGAGATTTTAAATTTATCGAAAAAATAACAAAACCAGTTCATATCATAATCTGTGGATACAATGGGTTAATTCATCCCGAATATCTATACTTAGCCTGGAAAACTGGAGGATCAATCCATACAATAGAAGAAGATATTTCAAACATTTCTAAAATTCACGAGGGAGAAACTATTAAAATTGGTAAGCAAAATTATTTAATAAAAAATCAAAAATTTATTCGAATAAAAGAAATTTGAACTAAGGATTTTCTAGAAACCAGAACGTCGTCTCCGCAAGTTCGTTATGCGATAGTCAGTAAAAAATAAGGAAAGTATATATGACAAAAAAGATTCCAATAATATTCATTCTTACATTGATTGTATTTGCAATATTCAATAATTGTAAGAAAACCATTGCAAACACTAGTCCGACTTTCCATGTAGAATGGTTAAAAGAGTATATAAAGGAAGAAGATTTATTAACAGAAGAAGGAAAATCGTTAGAAGATATTGCCTCTTTCCACTATCAAAAATTCGTAATTGATAGAATTAGAGGCGAAAAGACTTTATATGTAGAAAGTGATATACCAAAAATCATTTCATTTATTAAAAATACCAAAACCAATCTAAAATTTAATAGAATAAAAGATAATCTTGTTTTGATTCATCATTTAGGATTTGATTCTTCAAGTGATATCGCTAATGGTTCTCAACTTTGGATAAAGACAAAAAATTCATGGAAAATATTTGATAATGAAGATAATCTTAAAAGCATAAATTACCAGAATGTTTATTTAGGTTCTATTGGAAATTTACAAGGAGAAAAATTAATTGTTAATGGAGGATGTTGCGACACTGACACATTAGTAATTTTTGACGTTCTTGAAAATGGTGATTTCAAAAATATATATTCAAACACCCTTTATGGAAACAGTTATTCAATTGAAAAGGAAGGTGATTTATACGTAATATATGAAGTGACTGTCGAAGGTGAGAAAACTAAAATCGAATTTTAGAATTGCTGACATTCGCATAACAGCATTAGTAAAAATTAAAAGTTTAGTTAAAAATGAATAAGATATCGGATGAAATACTTGGTTTTTTAAAAAAAGAAACAACAAAAACAATGTTGTTAAGTGCAAAGAGTTTTATTGAATTATTGGAAAATCAAAATATCTCTCTTACTGACTTTTATCCCAAATTACATGAAAACTTAATTAATTTATATTTATCTGGTCACTTATTTGATTCAATTCCTTTAAATCACTTTAATAATGAAAATAACCTAGATGACGATAAATATTTCAAAAATTTAAATTGTTCACTGATTTCAAATTTAAAAGAGGGTTCTTTGTATTGGGAAATTTTTGACCCTACATACTCTGAAACTAATGGCATACCTAGTTTAGGATGGAGAGAAGAAGACAAAATTCCAATTCAAGGTTGGCTAGATGATGACATGTCAGATATCTATCGTGATTTAAAAACTCAAATTACCAAAATTGAATCACTAGAAAGTAATGAAATTGTTGAAGATGGTCTTTGGACTTTAAAATGGAGTTTTCTCCATCATTGGGGAAAACATTGTATTGATGCGCTAAGATACCTCCACTATTTTATTTATGATGGGAAAAAATATCCTATTTGAATTTATCTGAAAAAAATATTCACTTACGTCTCCGCTAGTTCGTTATACGACATTACTTAAATGAAACGAAAGATATACAAACTTACAATAATCCTAGTATCCTTGCTCATAATAATCTATACTAGTCTATTTATATATACTGTTGGTAACGCTTACTACATAAGAGAAAAAACATCGGTAATCAATGAATTGAAAATCTCAAAGTCAATACTTTCCGATAAATCATTGGAACCTATTTATATTTTTAAATGTGAATCAAATTCCGTCACTTTACCTTTGGAAGTTTGCGAAAATTTTAAACAAAAATATCCAAAACTATGCTCGCAATCCTACTTTTCGTTTGTTTTAAATCAGTACGACTTCTGTGATTCAATAGACTATAAAGACAAAATCCAATTTGGGAACGTATCTTGTCCTGAACACTTATATGATTTGTTTCACAAGAATTATGATAATACTTTTTTCCTACCATTTAATGAATTTGTTCAAGAAACAACTAACATACTTTTTTTAGAATCTTTTTTCGCATTTCATAAAGACTATTCCATTGATTTAGTGAGACTTGAAAACGGACAACTAGAAGTAATTTCGAAGACAACTATCTCTATAGTTACTAAAACTGGAAGTCTGCTACACCTAGAGCTGCCAAGTGAAGTAAATAAAAGTCTAGAATCTATATTGCAATATTCAAAATTTATAGGATGTGATGTAGTTAAAAACTATACAAATTAAAGTCACATAATATTCATTATATGAGATTCAAAAAATATTATCTATGGCAAATAAAATGATAAACCAAATAAAATACATTGCTTTGTTGATCACCACACTTTCGTGTATGACAATTCCAATTGAAAACTATGAATTAAATCATCGCGAATATGATAAAATTAGCATAAATAAAACGGCAAAAATTCTTATCTTTGAAGACCTTAGAAAAGGTGAAAATAAGGATGATTCAATACTTGCCATGATCCCTTTGGTTTTTTCAGCTGGAGCCAAATTGAATTTTCCTGAGGCAGATACATTAAGTGTTAATTCACCTATCAAATACTATATAGCTGATATTATCAAAAAAGAATTGGCTAATCAATATCAGTTAAAAAAAATCTTTATTTCTGAAAATATTTCCGATAATGAAGATTTCAATATTTTTGGAAAAATTAATACATATACATGTAATAGATATAGTACTACGTATGGATTGGGACTTTTTGGAGTATTTACGTGGTATTTTGGCGCGCCGATTTTTAAGACTGAGTGTATTTTAAATCTAGAAATTATAATTAAAAATAAATCAGGAGGAGTTATTTTCAATAATAGTTACCTTGAAAATGAGACCAATTATATTGGTTTGTATTACAACCTAACTACCTCCTCAAAAATACATCCTATGCTAATGAAAAAAGTTATGTATAAAATAAATTTGGATTTAAAATCTATTCTTCGTTAGGTTTTAGGAATGCGTTTTACTCGTACACATTACTCAGAGACGCAATTTTCTGAATACCCTGCCTCGGATTTGGGGTGAACCTACTTCGGTTCGTTGGATCGAAGTTGGAAATTAGAAGAGTATATTTCCTAGAAAAGTAGAAAGAAAATGAACTTTACTGGTTTGTACAAATTGTAACTAATATTAATGTCGGGTATTCGAAATCAAATGAGCATAAAAGTAATTCTTTCCAATAATAAACCTTTACTTTTCTCGATCGCATTGGGGTTGTTTTACTTTTCGTTTGCCACTTGGATGAATATAAATAAAACCATCAAATACTTGTTTATTTATACGATGTTTTTTCTGCCGGGATTTACTTTTCCAGTTTCAACTTCCTATTTTAATATTGGAAATATCAATTTTCTTCGGAAAATTTTTCATTTGATTTTATCAATGACGATTTACTACTTAGTGAGTCATATCTTTTTATATGAAAACAGAATTGATTACATTACAATATTAGCAGGATTTCTCGGTTCTTTATTTTATCTCCTAAATAATAAGTTTGTTCTAAAGCAACAAATGAAAATAAAACAAATTCTTATCATTGCAATTCTCAGTGCATTTGCGTTTTTTCCATTTGAAATACAAATGATTCTTTCTCATGCAGTCCAGGGTCCGTTTACATTTCTTCCCTTTGAAATCATTCGGAATCTTCCCTATACAAAATTTATTGGTTTTGGATTACTTTATTGGACTGTATTGAACGGTGGTTTTTTGAATTTCTTAAATAAGAGAACTTTATGAAATTGGAAAAAGGTAATATGAGAAAAATTATATTAGATCTAGCTGTAACATTAGATGGTTTTATTGAAGGTTCTAATGGAGAAATTGATTGGTGTATCATGGATGATGATATGAACTTTGATGGTTTCTTGTCCACAATTGATACAATTTTTTATGGTCGGATCAGTTATGACAACTGGGGTAACTACCAACCGTCAAACGATGCTACTCAAGCAGAAATTAAACTTTGGGAAGGAGTTCATTCAAAGAAAAAATATGTATTTTCAAATCATCCAAAAATTGATAACAACGCCGAATACATCAGTTCAGATATCCTAAAAAAAGTGGAAGAGATAAAAAAGCAGAATGGAAAAGACATATGGCTTTACGGAGGCGCCAGTCTTATTAAAACATTTATCAATCATAATCTTATCGATATTTATCGTATTTCAATTCATCCTATTGCATTGGGAAGTGGGAAGCCATTGTTTGAAGATTTAAAGGAAAGACTCAATCTTACCTTGATTGAAACAAACAGATTTAAGTCAGGAGTAGTTCAGGTTATTTACGACAAGAGTTAACGAGTCAGAATATGATTATCAAAAAAACAATCAGTGATGAACTTGAATTTTAAAAATAATAGTGTAGTAGGCAGTTTCAGAGATTGGTAACTAAGTTGATTTGAAGTAGTATCTACTTTTTCTATTTCTCTTCCGCCACTGCATCGTCTGCCACGACTAGGTGTTTGTATTTTTCTGGTTGGTTGGTTTTAAGATAAAATTCTAAAATTGTTTCTACGTCGGCCTCTGTTTTCATTGCAAACCATTTCCCTTCTGGGTAAGAAACTTGGATGGGTCCAAGTTCACAACGATCCAAACAACCAGATTTTTGAACTCGAAATTTGTATTCAATTCCCGCTTTGGCTGCTTTTTGTTTGAGGAGTTTTAGAAGTTCGATGGAGCCTTGATTCCCGCAAGACACCCGTTCGCCGGGTGCCCTTTGGTTTTCACAGACAAAAACATGTTTTTCGTAAAACATCGGTTTTTCTTTTCCTTAATTTTCTTAAACGGCGTAATCTTCCATAGGAATACACGAACAAACCAGGTTACGATCTCCGTACACATTGTCCACACGACCTACACTTGGCCAGAACTTACGTATGCGTAACCAAGGAAGAGGATAAGCCGCTCGTTCTCTTGGATAAGAATGGTTCCAAGAATCGCTGATGACCATGTCTGCCGTGTGAGGAGAATTTTTAAGTGGGTTGTCTTCTTTGGAAAGAACTCCCGACTCAATGTCTTTGATTTCTCCGGCAATGGCTAACATAGAGTCAATGAATCTATCGAGTTCCTCTTTGGATTCCGATTCTGTTGGTTCTACCATAAGCGTACCGGGAACTGGGAAGGACATCGTAGGTGAGTGGAATCCGAAGTCGATCAGCCTTTTGGCAATATCTTCTACTTCGACACCACTACCTTTTTTGAATCCACGCATATCCAAAATACACTCGTGAGCCACTAGACCCTTGTTTCCGCGATATAAAACCGGGAATGAAGATTCTAATTTTTTAGCGATATAGTTTGCATTGAGAATCGCAATCTTTGTTGCAAATTGTAATCCTTCAAATCCGAGCATGGCAATGTAAGCCCAAGAGATCACAATGATAGATGCAGATCCCCAAGGGGCAGCAGACACCGCCCACTGGCTGTTATTCGATCCATTTTCTACAAGGCTATGCCCAGGAAGAAAAGGTGCTAAGTGTTCGGCAACACCGATTGGTCCAACACCTGGCCCACCGCCACCGTGAGGGATACAAAAAGTTTTATGAAGGTTTAAATGACAAACATCGGCACCAATATCACCAGGTCTTGTGAGTCCCACTTGGGCATTCATATTGGCTCCATCCATATAAACTTGCCCACCATGATCATGGATGGTTTGGCAAATTTCTTTGATGGAGGCTTCAAAAACACCATGAGTGGAAGGATAGGTAACCATTAGGGCACCTAAACTACTTTTGTATTCGACTGCTTTTTTCTTAAGATCATCTACATCAATGTTTCCATTGGAATCACAATTGACTGGAACCACTTTGAATCCAGCCATCACTGCGGATGCGGGATTGGTTCCATGTGCCGAGATGGGGATGAGACAAATGTCTCTATGCATATCGTTACGACTTTGGTGATAATTACGAATGGCAAGTAAACCTGCATATTCTCCTTGCGAACCAGCGTTAGGTTGGAGAGAAACCTCAGCAAAACCTGTGATTTCACAAAGCCATTTTTCTAATTGGCTAAAAAGTGTTCTATATCCTTCGGTTTGATTTTCAGGAACAAACGGATGGATATTGGATAGTTCTGGCCAAGTGACAGGATACATTTCAGTTGATGCATTGAGTTTCATTGTACAAGATCCAAGAGCAATCATGGATGTTGTAAGAGATAAATCTTTGGATTCCAATCTGCGAATGTATCGGAGCATCTCTGTTTCTGTATGGAAACTATTGAAAACTGGATGAGTCAGATAGGATGATTTACGTTCCATGATTTCTGGAATTTTCCATTCTTCTTTGGCCGTTAGATCATCTAATTCAAAATGGAGTGATTTGTTTTCGTTAAATATTTCCAAAAGGTCTTTGATGTCTTTTAGATTCGTAGTTTCATCTAAAGAGATGCTGATCACATGACCAGAAACCTGTCTGATATTGATTTCTCTTTCTTCTGCATAGTGGATGATTTCTGCGGAAGAAATTTTAGACAATTCGATTCGAAGGGTATCAAAGTAAGGATTGGAAATAATTTTGTATCCGAGTTTTTCAAGACCAGTCGCAAGGATCGTTGTCATACGATGCACTCGTGATGCAATTTGTTTTAAACCTTTTGGTCCATGATAAACGGCATACATAGAAGATAATACCGCAAGTAAAACTTGCGCTGTACAAATGTTAGATGTTGCTTTATCTCTACGAATGTGTTGTTCTCGTGTTTGTAGGCTTAGGCGGTAACCAGGTTTTCCTTGAGAATCTTTGGAAACACCAATGAGGCGACCTGGCATGTTTCGTTTGTATTCTTCTTTGGTGGCAAAGTATCCTGCATGTGGTCCACCAAATCCGAGTGGCAATCCAAATCGTTGTGTGGTTCCCACAACAACATCAGCATTCATTTCACCTGGTGCTTTTAAAATGGTAAGTGCTAAAAGATCAGCTGCCACCACAGTTTTGGCACCAACTTTGTGGAGACTTTCAATAAATTCACTAAAATCGTAAATGGTTCCGTCAGTCGAAGGGTATTGTACAATCGCTCCAAAAAAATCATTGGATGGAACCATCTTTTTAAAAGATCCCACAACAATATTGATTCCCAGCGGAATCGCACGAGTGCGGATCACATCTAAAGTTTGCGGATGAACAGACTGTGATACAAAGAATGATTTTCCTTGTGTATCCTCTTTTAAAGAGAAAAGCATATTCATCGCTTCTGCTGCCGCTGTTCCTTCATCAAGAAGAGAAGCATTGGCAATTTCCATTCCAGTTAAATCGGTGATCATCGTTTGGAAATTGATGAGAGCTTCCATTCGACCTTGTGCAATTTCTGCTTGGTAAGGAGTGTAAGCAGTATACCAACCTGGGTTTTCTAAAATATTTCTTTGGATCACGGCAGGAGTGATACAAGAGTAATATCCAAGACCCAAATAAGATCTATAGATTTTGTTTTTAGAAACAATTTTCTTTAGTTCTCTTTGAAGAGCATATTCACCAATCGGATTTGGTAAGTTGAGTTCCTTTCGTAAACGAATGTTTTCCGGAACCGCATCATTAATGAGATCATCCAAAGCCTTATAACCAATTGTGCTGAGCATCGAAGAAACGGTTTCTTCGGTCACACCGACATGGCGACGGAGGAAGGTATCACTTGGTTCTAATGTTTCTTCATAAGGGGATTGGAGAGGTGATGTAGGTTTTACGGAACTCACTTTAGAAAAACTCCTATTAATCTAGTTTAGATACGTATTCTTTATACTGCGCTGCAGTAAGTAGGTTTCCGAGTTCGGAAGTTTGGATGTTTTTTAGTTTTACCATCCAAGTATCAAAAGGTTCAGCATTCACTGCCGCTGGATTGGAACCGAGGTTTGCATTTGTTTCTACTACTTCGCCAGAAATTGGTGAATATAAATCTTCTGCAGCTTTTACTGATTCGATGGTTCCAAGGCTATCCTTAGCTTTGATTTGTTTTCCTGGTTTAGGAAGGTCAATAAACACAATGTCACCAAGTGCATTTTGTGCAAAGTCAGTGATTCCGATTTGTGCCAAATCACCTTCTACTTTGACCCATTCATGTTTTTCCGTATAATAATATCCGTCTCTTGCTTGTGTATCTGCCATGATTTTTCCTCTTCGATGTGACTCTTTCGTTTAACGATTATTTCGGACACTGCCTTGGATGAAGGCGCCAGTCTCTACTTTTGCCAATTTCTTCTGCCCACGAATCTCCACAAATACTTCCACTTGGTTTTTGGCGAATTCGGTGTCCAGAATGGCTAATCCTAGGGATTCTTTCCGGCTGGGAGAGTGGGTTCCCGAGGTGGATTTGCCAATTTCTTTCCCATCACCTGAGAAAATTGGGAAATTTTCCCGTAAAACCCCTGGTTCCATTAGGCGAATTCCCACAACTTTTGATTTGGGGCCATTTTTTTTATCTGCAATGATCCGCGTGTATCCCAAGTAAGGTGAGGGTTTTTCTTTGACAATAAAGTTGATTCCCGATTCTACCGGTGTCCATTCTGCATTGAGTTCATGGCCATACAGCGGGTATTTTGCTTCAAGTCTTAGTGTGTCACGTGCTCCCAGACCAACAGGAACCAAACCATAGTCTTTTCCTATTTCTAATAATTCTTTCCAGAGAGTGACACCGAGTGTGTTTGATGTATAAATTTCAAATCCATCCTCTCCCGTATAACCTGTACGAGATACGATGATGGTTTCTCCTTTCCAGTTCATTTCTTCAAAATGATAATAGAGGATGGAACTTAAGTCCTTACCAAGATACTTAGAAAAAATTTCATCTGCTTTTGGACCTTGTAATGCAATTTGATGCCAGTTTTTACTATCATCAAGAACAGAAACGTTCCCTTTTTTGTATGTTTCTAAATGTTTTGTTACTGCAGGGTAGTTGGATGCATTGGAACAAATCATATATTTCGAATCACTGAATTTATAAACAGTGATATCATCCACAAGCCCACCATTTTCATTTACCACTGCATTGTACTGCACTTGGCCCACTTTCATCCCAGTGATGGTGTTACAGGTGACTGATTCTAAGAAAGTAAGAACATCTGCTTCATCTCCGGTGACAAAAATTTCACCCATATGGGATACATCAAAGAGTCCCGCAGCCGATCTTGTGGCCAAATGTTCTTGGATGATCCCAGTATATTGCACAGGCATGTCCCAACCGCCAAAAGGAACCATCTTAGCTCCCATTTCTTTATGGATTGTATGTAAAGGTGTTTGTTTTAGTTCCACGGCACTCTCTCGTTCAGACTCTGGAACCATGGAAAAATGGTTTCATCGTTATGGAATAGAATTTTTTTTAAGATATAATGTTAAGAGAAGTCTATCGCATCGAAAAAACCGGATCTATCGATCATCTGCAAAGAAAATCAGAACCGCTCAGTGAACCGAAAGGTGATGAAGTGACCATTGAAGTGAAAGCCATTGGTCTCAACTTTGCCGATGTATTTTCGATTTATGGTTTGTACTCAGCAACTCCTAAAGGAAGTTTCATTCCTGGATTGGAATTTGCGGGAAAAATCGCAAAAATTGGCGAAAAAGTGAAGAATTTTCAAGTCGGCGACTCTGTGTTTGGTGTGACTCGCTTTGGTGCATACACAACTCATTTGAACATTTCAGAAAAAACTGTATTTGCACTTCCGAAGGGTTGGTCTATGCAAGATGGTGCAGCCTTTGTTGTACAAGCACTCACTGCATACTATGCACTGGTTCCACTAGGACAAGTGAAAGAAGGTGATCATATTCTCATTCATAGCGCCGCTGGTGGTGTTGGAATCATGGCAGGTCACATTGCGAAGAAAAAAAAAGCAATCACCATCGGTCTTGTAGGTGATTCTCGTAAATTTTCGATCTTAAAAGAGGTTGGTTATGATTATTTTCTCATTAGATCTCCTAAGTTTAAACAAGAGATGAGGAAAATTTTATCAGAACATCCGTTAAAAATAGTTTTAGAATGTTTAGGTGGTCGTTATTTTCACGACAGTTATGATCTATTGGCACCGATGGGAAGACTTATTACCTATGGCAGTGCGAACTTCACACCATCACATTCATTCAGAAATTGGTTATCCATCGCCTATTCTTACCTCAGAAGACCAAAAATTGATCCATTATCTATGATTTCAGACAATAAATCGGTGATGGGATTCAATTTAATATGGTTGTGGAATGAAATTGATGAACTTCGAAAACATTTTTCCGATTTAATGATCTTATCACTACCAAAACAAACGATTGGGCATGAGTTTACGTTTGATTCGATACTTGATGCACTTCGTACATTTCAATCAGGACAAACAATTGGTAAGATCGTTATCACAGTTCCGTAGAATGTGTATTAGTCTGTTTTTTATTTTGAATAAAAATTCTTGCAAAAAATAAAATTTCTTTACATTAAAATTGATATGATTTAATTATGTCGTATCAATTCACTCTCTGTTTGCCAAGGACAGCCGTGATTTGAAATCAAAAGATAAGGACGATCACAATGGTTGCTAAAAAGAAAGCCGCAAAAAAGAAAGCCGCTAAGAAAAAAGCTGCAAAGAAAAAATCTAAGAAATAACTTAGATTCGATTCTTCCTTCGAAACTCTCGAAGTAAGATTGTGTGAACCCGCAAGACCTGCGGGTTTTTTCATTTATAGAGGTAAGTTCTTAAGAAAAATTAGGCAATTGCCCTTGTAAAACCCCTTCTAGACATCAAAAATCCCGATTTTTTATCCGAATTGGCTCTTTCCATACCAATAAATTGAAAATGATCCTTCTTATTGATCGAATCAAAGAGTGCTTTCATTAGTGATTCGATGTTAGGATGCACTACGTTTTTATAACTTTTACGTGAATGATCCTTTCCCCAGATCTCTAAATGGTCTGTATCAGGCATTTTGAGGATGAGAGAAGGGAGGTCATATCGTTTCATCAGTACGTTGCAAACATCTTCGAAACCATATTCTGTGATGGAGTTAAAATCAAAAAATACAAGTAAGTAGAGGATATTGGTTGGTTCCAATCGTCCATTTTCATCAGAAATTTTCTGAATCCCATCTAAAACTACATAGCGCAAATTCTTTGTTTGGATCCAAAGTTTCTGATCTTCGTGGCGTTTGAGGTTCACTTCTTCAGAAAACCGTTTTTGAAATACGGTAGAGAGGAAAAATCCGGAAGAATCTTGTCTTTCTTCGAGGATTCGTTCTAAAGAAAAGGGTTCAAACTCTAAATTGAAGTACTTTGTATACGTCTCTGCCATATCTCTTAGAGTAACGGACAGATTTTAGAGTTTGAATCGGATTTTTTTACAATTAAGATCTAGAAAATTAGAATTCTAACATCCTTCGTTCGGAATCATGAGAAAAACTATATCCTTCTTTCTTCCATGTTTCCCAAAATTTTGCAGAACCTTCTCGCATAAAACAAATTCGTTCTTCCGTTGCGATGGGTGTTAATACAAGAAAATTAGCACGTTTCCCATTCTCTGTGATGAGTCCGTGAAGGTTGGGTAGTGAATCCTTAGAACCTTGCTCTATTTCGTCTGTGACGTTGCGTAGAACGAACCAATTGAAGTCTAGATAAAGTTGGTCGGGATCTTTTCTTGGATTTTGAATGGTATGAGAATGACCAAACCAAATTCCTGTGTTCCAAGGAAACTTTACCATTTCACCCAGTACATGTTGGATCCAAGTTTCTGATTTATCTTCTGAGTCTTTTAAAAGTTGGATGGCAAATACGAGTTCGATTCTTGAAAAGTTTTCATAATCTTTATGATAGAGTTCAATGGATGGTTGGTTTTGAACACTCATCCCAATTGTGGAAAAGATTTTGATCCCAGGAAATTCTTTGGGTAAAAAAGAAGCAATTCCTAGAGATGGATACTTTCCTCCATCGGCAGACCAATACTTTTCATGTTTCCCAAGTTTTGATTCTAAAAAATCCAATCGAAGTTTTTGTGCTTTCTTCCAATGATCTTTTTCAGCAACAGATTCCCAAAATTTTCGATTGGCCCGCACTCGTTCGGCAATCACTCCATTTTCTGGATCACCGAGAGGAGAAGCAGTAGGAGCTTCTTCTTTTGCAAACTTTGCATACCCATGAATCCCTTTGATCCCTGACCAAGAAGGAAGATAGGCTTGCAGTTCTTCATCAACAAATAAAGCAACACCATCACCTTCTTCTGACCAAATGAAATGAATTTGATCTTCTGTGAGTGATGTCTGTGCATTAGAATCTGTAATTTCCGATTTGGTCAACACGGGCGCAAGGCCAGCATCAAAATCTTCATCCAGGCGAGCATCAGGTGCATCAATTAAGTTACGCACCCAAAGTGTTTTCATGGGCCACTCAGGGTTGTTATGTGATTGTAAGTAAAGGTAAATGGTTCTTCCATCATCTTCTAAAAAGGCAGTAAAAGAACCGTAAGGATTTGCTTCTTGGTATAAAACTTTGGGGGTGCTGGGATTCATTAAAATTTATGCGGAACAACTCTCTCTTTAAATTTCGCTAGTAGTTTGGATATGGTTTCATCCATTCCTTCTTCAAAATAAATATCTGGATAATAACCGGAGGCATTTCTTAGACCAATGAGTTCTGGTTCGTTCCACTTCCTGTAACTTTTGAGTGAGTTCCAGACTTCTTCCGAAGGAGAATGGTTTTCCTTTTTAGCGTCGATGAAAGATTGGATCGTGCGAGTTGGGGTCATACGTGTATAGATTCTTTGGTCTCGGAGGGAAACCAACTAAAATTTTAGACTGTT
Coding sequences:
- a CDS encoding (2Fe-2S) ferredoxin domain-containing protein, coding for MFYEKHVFVCENQRAPGERVSCGNQGSIELLKLLKQKAAKAGIEYKFRVQKSGCLDRCELGPIQVSYPEGKWFAMKTEADVETILEFYLKTNQPEKYKHLVVADDAVAEEK
- the gcvH gene encoding glycine cleavage system protein GcvH, whose product is MADTQARDGYYYTEKHEWVKVEGDLAQIGITDFAQNALGDIVFIDLPKPGKQIKAKDSLGTIESVKAAEDLYSPISGEVVETNANLGSNPAAVNAEPFDTWMVKLKNIQTSELGNLLTAAQYKEYVSKLD
- the gcvP gene encoding aminomethyl-transferring glycine dehydrogenase produces the protein MSSVKPTSPLQSPYEETLEPSDTFLRRHVGVTEETVSSMLSTIGYKALDDLINDAVPENIRLRKELNLPNPIGEYALQRELKKIVSKNKIYRSYLGLGYYSCITPAVIQRNILENPGWYTAYTPYQAEIAQGRMEALINFQTMITDLTGMEIANASLLDEGTAAAEAMNMLFSLKEDTQGKSFFVSQSVHPQTLDVIRTRAIPLGINIVVGSFKKMVPSNDFFGAIVQYPSTDGTIYDFSEFIESLHKVGAKTVVAADLLALTILKAPGEMNADVVVGTTQRFGLPLGFGGPHAGYFATKEEYKRNMPGRLIGVSKDSQGKPGYRLSLQTREQHIRRDKATSNICTAQVLLAVLSSMYAVYHGPKGLKQIASRVHRMTTILATGLEKLGYKIISNPYFDTLRIELSKISSAEIIHYAEEREINIRQVSGHVISISLDETTNLKDIKDLLEIFNENKSLHFELDDLTAKEEWKIPEIMERKSSYLTHPVFNSFHTETEMLRYIRRLESKDLSLTTSMIALGSCTMKLNASTEMYPVTWPELSNIHPFVPENQTEGYRTLFSQLEKWLCEITGFAEVSLQPNAGSQGEYAGLLAIRNYHQSRNDMHRDICLIPISAHGTNPASAVMAGFKVVPVNCDSNGNIDVDDLKKKAVEYKSSLGALMVTYPSTHGVFEASIKEICQTIHDHGGQVYMDGANMNAQVGLTRPGDIGADVCHLNLHKTFCIPHGGGGPGVGPIGVAEHLAPFLPGHSLVENGSNNSQWAVSAAPWGSASIIVISWAYIAMLGFEGLQFATKIAILNANYIAKKLESSFPVLYRGNKGLVAHECILDMRGFKKGSGVEVEDIAKRLIDFGFHSPTMSFPVPGTLMVEPTESESKEELDRFIDSMLAIAGEIKDIESGVLSKEDNPLKNSPHTADMVISDSWNHSYPRERAAYPLPWLRIRKFWPSVGRVDNVYGDRNLVCSCIPMEDYAV
- a CDS encoding DUF5063 domain-containing protein, with product MNKISDEILGFLKKETTKTMLLSAKSFIELLENQNISLTDFYPKLHENLINLYLSGHLFDSIPLNHFNNENNLDDDKYFKNLNCSLISNLKEGSLYWEIFDPTYSETNGIPSLGWREEDKIPIQGWLDDDMSDIYRDLKTQITKIESLESNEIVEDGLWTLKWSFLHHWGKHCIDALRYLHYFIYDGKKYPI
- a CDS encoding dihydrofolate reductase family protein, with protein sequence MKLEKGNMRKIILDLAVTLDGFIEGSNGEIDWCIMDDDMNFDGFLSTIDTIFYGRISYDNWGNYQPSNDATQAEIKLWEGVHSKKKYVFSNHPKIDNNAEYISSDILKKVEEIKKQNGKDIWLYGGASLIKTFINHNLIDIYRISIHPIALGSGKPLFEDLKERLNLTLIETNRFKSGVVQVIYDKS